A DNA window from Acidimicrobiales bacterium contains the following coding sequences:
- a CDS encoding isocitrate lyase/phosphoenolpyruvate mutase family protein produces MSAADDKRSTFRALHVKGSPLIMPNPWDRGSARLLESLGFRAVATTSGGFAASLGRVDYSVSRDEAVQHAASIVAAVEVPVSADLENCFADDPAGVAVTVERARDAGLAGCSVEDFTTRPDAPVYELALATERVSAAAEAAHVGPGPGLVLTARAENYLRGRPDLDDTVRRLQAYQEAGADVLYAPGLSDPGQIRSIVESLDRPVNVLTVRGAPAVPELAAAGVGRISIGGAFHAVALGAVAEAARELLDQGTYGWLDGAAQGRRAVTAAFAAR; encoded by the coding sequence GTGAGCGCAGCCGACGACAAGAGATCGACGTTCCGTGCCCTTCACGTCAAAGGTTCCCCGTTGATCATGCCCAACCCCTGGGACCGCGGGTCGGCCCGTCTCCTCGAGTCGCTGGGGTTCCGGGCCGTCGCCACTACGAGCGGAGGATTTGCCGCCTCGCTCGGCCGCGTCGACTACTCGGTCTCCCGGGACGAAGCCGTGCAACACGCGGCGAGCATCGTTGCCGCCGTCGAGGTTCCCGTCTCCGCCGACCTGGAGAACTGCTTCGCCGACGATCCCGCCGGCGTGGCTGTCACCGTCGAACGGGCGCGGGATGCGGGCCTGGCCGGCTGCTCGGTCGAGGACTTCACGACCCGGCCCGACGCGCCCGTCTACGAGCTGGCGTTGGCCACCGAGCGGGTCTCGGCCGCCGCCGAGGCGGCCCATGTCGGCCCGGGCCCGGGCCTGGTCCTCACCGCCCGGGCCGAGAACTATCTCCGCGGGCGCCCGGATCTGGACGACACCGTCAGGCGCCTGCAGGCCTACCAGGAGGCCGGGGCCGACGTGCTCTACGCGCCGGGTCTGTCCGACCCGGGCCAGATCCGCAGCATCGTGGAGTCGCTCGACCGTCCCGTCAACGTGCTGACCGTTCGCGGGGCGCCGGCGGTGCCCGAGCTGGCCGCCGCCGGGGTGGGCCGGATCTCGATCGGGGGTGCCTTCCATGCCGTGGCGCTGGGCGCGGTGGCCGAGGCGGCCCGGGAGCTGCTGGATCAGGGAACCTACGGCTGGCTCGACGGGGCGGCCCAGGGGCGTCGGGCCGTCACCGCCGCCTTCGCCGCCCGCTGA
- a CDS encoding class I SAM-dependent methyltransferase yields the protein MSPVEVFLCRNPLWCAVAGKVVLPWSLQGYEPLGEVLEIGAGSGAMAAELLARSGTIAMTVTDFDPGMVAAATARLARFGDRATARQADATALPFPDWSFDAVLSWIMLHHTVEWEKALAESVRVLRPGGHVVAYDLLSTGPTRRLHRGRSTHRTLRLGELRAVVAELPVDQAVITPGLGGLVVRFLLRKQPSPSGPAFPSEIRRTRAGRRHRLPL from the coding sequence ATGTCTCCGGTCGAGGTGTTCCTGTGCCGCAACCCGCTGTGGTGCGCCGTGGCCGGCAAGGTGGTGCTGCCCTGGTCGCTGCAGGGCTACGAGCCCCTCGGTGAGGTGCTCGAGATCGGCGCCGGAAGCGGGGCGATGGCGGCGGAGCTGCTCGCCCGCAGCGGCACCATCGCCATGACCGTCACCGACTTCGACCCCGGGATGGTTGCGGCGGCGACGGCGCGCCTGGCCCGGTTCGGTGACCGGGCGACGGCACGCCAGGCCGACGCCACCGCCCTGCCTTTTCCCGACTGGTCGTTCGACGCCGTGCTCAGCTGGATCATGCTGCACCACACCGTCGAGTGGGAGAAGGCGCTGGCGGAGTCGGTGCGCGTGCTGCGCCCGGGAGGCCACGTCGTCGCCTACGACCTGTTGTCGACCGGCCCGACCCGCCGGCTGCACCGGGGCCGGAGCACCCACCGCACCCTCCGCCTCGGCGAGCTCCGGGCCGTCGTCGCCGAGCTGCCCGTCGACCAGGCCGTGATCACCCCCGGCCTCGGTGGGCTCGTCGTCCGCTTCCTGCTCCGCAAGCAGCCCAGCCCGTCCGGGCCGGCCTTCCCGTCGGAAATCCGCCGGACGCGGGCGGGCCGGCGGCATAGGTTGCCTCTGTGA
- a CDS encoding trehalose-6-phosphate synthase — MGQLGEEIGSSGPLIVVSNRGPVEHGPGPDGQRTTRRGGGGLVTALSGLAAMTEAVWVCNAITDEDRAVARESGGQTFTLDDGTEHHLVRMVETDPQEYHRFYSIIANPILWFIQHNLWDLSNAPDITATELEAFYSGYVPVNEALAAAAADELDRVGPGATVMVHDYQLYLVPALLRQRCPEVFLHHFVHIPWPAPEAWKVLPARLREPLLHGLLANDIVAFHTEQYARSFLHTCQELLELPVDLSSLSVQVGNRTVHARWYPISIDPAALEAETGSPEVAEIRGRLENVRREHLILRVDRTDLSKNILRGFKAFDQLLRNHPDLTGRVTFLALLQPSRQDVEQYSEYLGNIRRLVADINLEHGNAEWQPIDLRLEDSRPQAMAAYQLFDVLLVNPVLDGLNLVAKEGMLLNEHDGVLVLSEHAGAHAELGAFCLSVHPFDIEAQAEALWHAIIMDRAERRARRDACVQVIRANDIRKWLQQQLADITALRDPDLVALVDLTSGARVPPVVPEPMPPVDPTPIDPKGPPIQPDPGVPSPAPSPIPPPPEPQPV, encoded by the coding sequence ATGGGGCAACTGGGAGAAGAGATTGGCAGCTCCGGCCCGCTGATCGTGGTGTCGAACCGCGGGCCGGTGGAGCACGGGCCGGGCCCGGACGGGCAGCGGACCACCCGGCGGGGCGGGGGCGGGCTGGTCACGGCCCTGTCCGGCCTGGCCGCCATGACCGAGGCGGTCTGGGTGTGCAACGCCATCACCGACGAGGACCGGGCGGTGGCGCGCGAGAGCGGCGGGCAGACCTTCACCCTCGACGACGGGACCGAGCACCACCTCGTGCGCATGGTGGAGACCGATCCGCAGGAGTACCACCGCTTCTACTCGATCATCGCCAACCCGATCCTGTGGTTCATCCAGCACAACCTGTGGGACCTGTCGAACGCCCCCGACATCACCGCCACCGAGCTCGAGGCCTTCTACTCCGGCTACGTCCCCGTCAACGAGGCGCTGGCGGCGGCGGCCGCCGACGAGCTCGACCGGGTGGGCCCGGGGGCCACGGTGATGGTGCACGACTACCAGCTGTACCTGGTGCCCGCCCTGCTCCGGCAGCGCTGTCCCGAGGTGTTCCTGCACCACTTCGTGCACATCCCGTGGCCGGCGCCGGAGGCGTGGAAGGTGCTGCCCGCGCGCCTGCGCGAGCCCCTGCTCCACGGCCTGCTCGCCAACGACATCGTCGCCTTCCACACCGAGCAGTACGCGCGCAGCTTCCTGCACACCTGCCAGGAGCTGCTCGAGCTGCCGGTCGACCTGTCCTCCCTGTCGGTGCAGGTCGGGAACCGGACCGTGCACGCCCGCTGGTACCCGATCTCGATCGACCCCGCCGCCCTGGAGGCCGAGACCGGCTCCCCCGAGGTGGCCGAGATCCGGGGCCGGCTGGAGAACGTGCGCCGGGAGCACCTGATCCTCCGCGTCGACCGCACCGACCTGTCGAAGAACATCCTGCGCGGGTTCAAGGCCTTCGACCAGCTCCTGCGCAACCACCCCGACCTGACCGGCCGGGTGACCTTCCTGGCCCTGCTGCAGCCCAGCCGCCAGGACGTGGAGCAGTACTCCGAGTACCTGGGCAACATCCGCCGGCTGGTGGCCGACATCAACCTCGAGCACGGCAACGCCGAGTGGCAGCCGATCGACCTGCGCCTCGAGGACTCCCGCCCCCAGGCCATGGCCGCCTACCAGCTGTTCGACGTGCTGCTGGTGAACCCGGTGCTCGACGGGCTCAACCTGGTGGCCAAGGAGGGGATGCTGCTCAACGAGCACGACGGCGTCCTCGTGCTCTCCGAGCACGCCGGGGCGCACGCCGAGCTCGGCGCCTTCTGCCTGTCCGTGCACCCCTTCGACATCGAGGCCCAGGCCGAGGCGCTGTGGCACGCCATCATCATGGACCGCGCCGAGCGGCGCGCCCGCCGGGACGCGTGCGTGCAGGTGATCCGGGCCAACGACATCCGCAAGTGGCTGCAGCAGCAGCTGGCCGACATCACGGCCCTGCGGGACCCCGACCTGGTGGCGCTCGTCGATCTGACCTCCGGCGCCCGGGTGCCGCCGGTGGTCCCCGAACCCATGCCCCCCGTCGATCCCACTCCGATCGACCCCAAGGGCCCGCCGATCCAGCCCGACCCGGGGGTACCTTCGCCCGCCCCGTCCCCGATCCCCCCTCCCCCCGAGCCCCAGCCCGTCTGA
- a CDS encoding sucrase ferredoxin has protein sequence MASDLRCSTWTREEGVDPVGSAGSYAGFLLVEWPLPWPRDVSEIPELEPVAAAARKADHRLQALVPVPERGPARVVHYRWDADRGRFEGREAPAGGDAAGVALALLAGREPPGTGPVAGRDVLICGHGRRDRCCGSLGTSLQEDVARAGRLPADVRVWRTSHTGGHRFAPTAIVLPEGTCWGYLDAGAVAAIVTREGPAIEQTPRYRGCAGLASAAVQALERDVLAEVGWDLLDRPRRGEEDGDGTVRLSVDEPGGPTRTWQARVRVSRVLPVPQCGQPVTGAEKTEEELAVEERRELSVTAGS, from the coding sequence ATGGCCTCCGACCTGCGGTGCTCGACGTGGACGCGCGAGGAGGGCGTCGATCCCGTCGGCTCGGCGGGCTCCTACGCCGGCTTCCTCCTCGTGGAGTGGCCCCTGCCGTGGCCGCGCGACGTGTCGGAGATCCCCGAGCTGGAACCGGTGGCGGCCGCCGCCCGGAAGGCGGACCACCGCCTGCAGGCCCTGGTCCCCGTCCCGGAGCGGGGCCCCGCCCGCGTCGTCCACTACCGCTGGGACGCCGACCGCGGGCGCTTCGAGGGACGGGAGGCTCCCGCCGGCGGTGACGCCGCCGGGGTGGCCCTGGCCCTCCTCGCCGGCCGGGAGCCGCCCGGTACCGGACCGGTCGCCGGCCGCGACGTGCTGATCTGCGGCCACGGGCGAAGGGACCGCTGCTGCGGCTCCCTCGGCACCTCCCTCCAGGAGGACGTGGCCCGGGCCGGTCGTCTCCCCGCCGACGTGCGGGTGTGGCGGACCAGCCACACGGGGGGGCACCGCTTCGCCCCCACCGCCATCGTCCTTCCCGAGGGAACCTGCTGGGGCTACCTCGACGCCGGGGCGGTGGCCGCCATCGTCACGAGGGAGGGGCCCGCCATCGAGCAGACCCCCCGCTACCGCGGCTGCGCCGGGCTGGCCAGCGCCGCGGTGCAGGCGCTGGAGCGAGACGTGCTGGCCGAGGTCGGATGGGACCTGCTGGACCGCCCGCGGCGCGGTGAGGAGGACGGGGACGGGACCGTACGCCTCTCCGTCGACGAGCCCGGCGGCCCTACCCGCACGTGGCAGGCCCGCGTGCGGGTGAGCCGGGTCCTGCCGGTGCCGCAGTGCGGCCAGCCGGTGACCGGGGCGGAGAAGACCGAGGAGGAGCTGGCCGTGGAGGAGCGGCGCGAGCTGTCGGTCACGGCAGGGTCTTGA
- a CDS encoding SDR family NAD(P)-dependent oxidoreductase, with protein MELGISGRVAVVTGASRGIGRATARLLAAEGASVLLSARGAAALEETVEEIRAAGGDVAGVAADALEPASAERLRDVALASWGRIDIVVNNAGGGPSGNDHVRHFSPETWVDVFRLNVIAAMQLTMACVPDMVERRWGRVVNVSSTAGRDPDARFGSYGAAKAALLHATRTTALAFAADGVLVNAVLPGLTRTEGVLAGYDEAAAATNRTPEEIEQRMMERQPIAMGRTGRPEEVAGAIGFLCSEQAAWMTGVLLNVDGGTIKTLP; from the coding sequence GTGGAGCTCGGGATCTCCGGCCGGGTGGCCGTCGTCACCGGGGCCAGCCGGGGGATCGGGCGGGCCACCGCCCGCCTGCTGGCGGCGGAGGGGGCCTCGGTGCTGCTTTCCGCCCGCGGCGCCGCCGCCCTGGAGGAGACGGTCGAGGAGATCAGGGCGGCCGGCGGGGACGTGGCGGGCGTGGCGGCCGACGCCCTGGAGCCGGCCTCGGCCGAGCGGCTGCGCGACGTCGCTCTGGCGTCCTGGGGGCGGATCGACATCGTCGTCAACAACGCCGGGGGCGGGCCGAGCGGCAACGACCACGTCCGCCATTTCTCCCCGGAGACGTGGGTCGACGTGTTCCGACTCAACGTGATCGCCGCCATGCAGCTCACCATGGCGTGCGTGCCGGACATGGTCGAGCGCAGGTGGGGCCGGGTCGTGAACGTGTCGTCGACGGCGGGGCGCGACCCCGACGCCCGGTTCGGCTCCTACGGGGCGGCCAAGGCCGCACTCCTGCACGCCACCCGCACCACCGCCCTGGCCTTCGCCGCCGACGGTGTGCTGGTGAACGCCGTGCTGCCCGGCCTGACCCGCACCGAGGGCGTGCTGGCCGGCTACGACGAGGCGGCGGCGGCCACCAACCGCACCCCGGAGGAGATCGAGCAGCGCATGATGGAGCGCCAGCCGATCGCCATGGGCCGGACGGGGCGGCCCGAGGAGGTGGCGGGGGCCATCGGCTTCCTCTGCTCGGAGCAGGCGGCGTGGATGACGGGCGTGCTGCTGAACGTCGACGGCGGGACGATCAAGACCCTGCCGTGA